CCCGACCAGCGACCGCAAACACTCGAACAAAAGGACCTCCAAGCCAATCTGCAGGCTCTCCCGTTGTTCGGCGTGGACGCGCTCTATGTCAGCCAGCGCAGCCTTGGCGAGCGCGGCCTGGATGCTTCCGGCCTGACACTGCCTGTCCAGGCGCTTGACGCCGACGCACTGCGCGACCTGCTGGAAACCCACGACCAGGTGATCACGATCTGATGGCTACTCTCCACCTGCTCTCGCACTCCCCCTTCCAAGACGGCCGGCTCGCCAGTTGCCTGCATCTGCTCGGCGCGAACGACGGCCTGTTGCTGACCGGCGACGCTGTCTATGCCCTGCGCGATGGCACCGCACCCTGCCAGGCACTGGAGCTAATGCCGACCGCCAACGGCCTCTTCGCGCTACTCGAAGATCTGCAGGCGCGCGGCCTGGACGACGTTCCCGCACGCGTCATCGCTGTCGACTACCCCGGTTTCGTCGAGCTGTGCACCCGCTTCGACAAGGTCAACGCCTGGTTATGAGCACACTACTGGTCAACGGGCACCCTCTCGCCCTGGACAAGGATGGCTACCTGGCCGATCTCCGCGACTGGAGCGATGCCGCCGCCGAGGCACTGGCGCAGAACGAAGGCATCCATCTGACGCCCGAGCACTGGGAAGTCCTGCTGCTGTTGAGGGAGTTCTATGGCGAGTTCCAGCTCTCCCCAGCCAATCGACCACTGATCAAGTACGTCGCACAGCGCCTGGGGCCGGAAAAAGGCAACAGTCTGCATCTCAACCTTCTATTCAAGGGCACCCCAGCCAAGCTCGCCGCCAAGCTTGCCGGCCTGCCTAAACCAACCAATTGCCTATGATCAACGCTGCCCTCGTCCTGCAGACGCCTGCCGAACACCCCTTCGCCCAGTTCGTCCGCATTCTTGGCAAAGGCAAGCGCGGCGCGCGCGGCCTGACCCGGGAGGAAGCCCGTGAGGCGCTGGGCATGATTCTCGACGGCCAGGTCGAGGAGGCCCAACTGGGTGCCTTCCTGATGCTCCTGCGGCACAAGGAAGAAAGCGCAGAGGAACTGGCTGGCTTCACTGAGGCCGTACGCGAGCGCCTGCAGGCCCCGAAAATCGCCGTAGACCTGGATTGGCCCAGCTATGCCGGCAAGAAGCGCCACCTACCCTGGTATTTGCTGGCTGCCAAGTGCCTGGCCGGCAGCGGTACGCGCATCCTTCTGCACGGCGGCGGCGCCCATACCGCCGGACGCCTCTATAGCGAGCAACTGCTGGAACAGCTCGGCCTTCCGCTGTGCCGCGACTGGAGTGCGGTAAGCGTCGCGCTGGACGCCCAGGGCATCGCCTTCGCTCCACTGGTGGACTGGATGCCGCGCCTGCAGCGAATGATCGACCTGCGCAACATCCTCGGCCTGCGCTCACCGATCCACTCCGCAGTGCGTCTGCTCAATCCGCTGGGCGCCACCTGCGTACTGCAAAGCATCTTCCACCCGGGCTACCAGGCAATACACCGCGAAGGAAGCCGCTTGCTTGGCGATTACGCCATCGTCATCAAGGGTGAAGGTGGCGAAATGGAAGTGAACCCTGACACCACCTCACACCTATACGGCTGTCGCGATGGAGTCGCCTGGGACGAGGAATGGCCTGCGCTGTCCGCGTTGCGCCACGTCAAGCCGGAAACGCTCGACCCCACGCAGCTGGTCGCCTTCTGGCGCGGCGAAGCGCAGGACGCCTACGGTGAGCTCGCGGTTCGAGCAACGATGGCCCTCGCCCTGCGAGCCACCGGCTTACCGAGAAACGAAGCGTTCGCAGAGGCCGAAAGACGCTGGCTCGACCGAGACAAATCGATTTAGTCGATTTATTGCATCCCATTTTTGCGCCAACCAATCGATCAATACCCGATAGACTCATCCCATCTCCCCTATTTCTGGAGCAACGAGATGGGACAGTTGATCGATGGGCGCTGGCATGACCAGTGGTACGACACCAGCAAGGACGGCCGCTTCCAGCGTGAAAGCGCCCAGCGGCGCAACTGGATCACCACGGACGGCCAACCCGGCCCCAGCGGCGAGGGTGGTTTTGCCGCAGAAGCCGGTCGCTACCACCTGTACGTTTCACTGGCGTGCCCGTGGGCTCATCGCACACTGATCTATCGCCAGCTCAAGGGCCTGGAATCATTGATCGACGTGTCGGTCGTGAGTTGGCTGATGCTGGAGAACGGCTGGACCTTCGATCGCGCGCTGGGCTCCACCGGCGACAAGCTGGATGGCCTGGACTTCCTCCACCAGCGCTACACCCGCGACGATCCGCACTATACAGGGCGCGTCACCGTACCGGTCTTGTGGGATAAACGTGAGCAGCGCATCGTCAGCAACGAGTCGGCGGAGATCATCCGCATGTTCAACTCGGCCTTCGACGGCATTACAGGCAACCGCTTCGACCTCTATCCGGAACCGCTGCACGGAGAAATCGACGCGCTGAACGAGCGAATCTACCCGGCGATCAACAACGGCGTGTACCGCGCAGGCTTCGCCACCAGCCAGAGCGCGTACGAAGAGGCATTCAACATCCTCTTCGCCGAACTCGACTGCATTGAGGAGCGGCTGGGTACGCAACGTTATCTGACGGGCGAATACCTTACCGAGGCCGACATCCGCTTGTTCACCACACTGATTCGTTTCGATGCCGTCTATCACGGACATTTCAAGTGCAATCTGCGGCGTCTGGCGGACTATCCCAACCTGTCTGGCTGGCTACGCGAGGTGTATCAGTGGGAGGGAGTCGCTGGCACGGTGAACTTCGAGCACATCAAGAAGCACTATTACGGCAGCCACCGTACCATCAACCCGACCGGCATCGTGCCGCTAGGGCCGCAGCAGGACTTCGGCGGGCCACACGGGCGCGAACACCTGCCAGGCAAGGGGATTGCACGCAAGCCTTGAGCGGACGGGGGTTCGCTGCCGATGGTGCGTGTGATCAGATCGGTTTGTCGATGCTGTCGTAGACTTTCTGCAACGCGTCGAGGCGTTCGTGGTAACGCTTCGTCAGACAGGCCTTGCTGGCGCCACAAGCTCGCCGCTGCTCCAGCCAAGCCAATTGCGAATCGCCCAGGTTTCCGCGCATCCCCATTGCGAACAGGCCGCGCAGCAGACGATAGGTCGTCGCCATCTGCACATCCAGCTCGGAAAGCTGGCGATCCGCGCAGATCGCCTTCTCGTCAGGCTGAAGTACCTTGGTGCAATCGAAACTGGCAGCCGCGGCGGGCAGTGCAGTGCAAACCGCCACACAGGCTGCGCTCAACGCCACGCGGCGGCATCCGATCATTGCCGGCCTTCGAACCAGGCGAGCTTGTCGCGCAATTGCACGACCTCACCCACGATTACCAGGGTCGGCGCATGTACTTCGTGCTCCGCAACGAGCCGAGGCAGGCTCGCCAGCGTGCCGGTGAACACCCGCTGATGCACAGTGGTACCCTGCTGGATCAGCGCAGCAGGCGTATCGGGCGCACGACCGTGTTGAACCAACTGCTCGCAGATCGTTGGCAGGCCAACCAGCCCCATGTAGAACACCAGCGTCTGGCCCGGCGCGACCAGGTCGTTCCAGGGCAGATCGGTGCTGCCATCCTTGAGGTGACCGGTCACGAAGCGCACCGACTGCGCGAAATCGCGATGGGTCAGCGGAATTCCCGCATAGGCTGCGCAGCCGCTGGCGGCGGTAATACCCGGCACGACCTGGAACGGGATGCCATTGGCCGCCAATTCGTCGATCTCTTCGCCACCCCTACCGAAGATGAAGGGATCGCCGCCCTTGAGGCGTAGCACGCGCTTGCCTTGCCGGGCCAGTTCCACCAGCTGGCGATTGATCTCGTCCTGGGGCACGGCGTGATCGGCGCGGCGCTTGCCGACATAGAGACGGTCGGCATCGCGACGGCATAGCTCGAGAATGGCCGGCGCGACGAGACGGTCGTAGAGCACCACATCGGCCTGCTGCATCAGACGCAGGGCGCGGAAGGTGAGCAGATCCGGATCTCCCGGCCCCGCACCGACCAGATACACCTCGCCCCGCGGTTCGGGCTGCGGCGATTCCAGCTTGTGCGCCAGAAGCCGCTCCGCCTCGCCTGGCTGGCCGGCGAGCATGCGTTCGGCGACCGGCCCCTGGAACACCTCTTCCCAGAACTTGCGCCGCTGCTGCAAATTCGGGAGGCGTTGCTTGACTCGCTCACGAAAACGGCTGGCCAGGCCAGCCAATTGACCGTAGGTAGCGGGAATCCAGGTTTCCAGCCGGGACCGCAACAGGCGTGCCAGCACCGGCGCATCGCCACCGCTGGAGACCGCCACCACCAGTGGCGAACGATCGACGATAGCCGGGAAGATCACGCTGCACAGTGCCGGCGCATCGACCACGTTGACCGGCACGCCGCGCGCGTGCGCGTCGCGGGACACCTGGGCATTGAGCGGCTCGTCATCCGTCGCAGCGATGACCAGCACGCAATCCTGCAGATCACCCTGGGCATACGGGCGCAGGAGCAAATCGCCCTCGCCCTCTTCGACCAGCTCGCGCAACTCCGGATGCACTTCCGGAGCCACAACGCGCAGCACTGCGCCGGCGTCGCTCAGCAGGCGCGCCTTGCGCAGCGCGACATCACCGCCGCCGACCAGCAGCGCGCGACGTCCGCGCAGGATGTGGAACAGCGGCAGGCAATCCATTTCAGCCGATGACCTCGATGCCGCCCATGTAGGGCTTGAGGACTTCCGGAACGCGGATCGAGCCATCGGCCTGCTGGTAGTTCTCCAGCACGGCGACGAGGGTACGGCCTACGGCGAGGCCGGAGCCGTTGAGGGTGTGCAGCAGCTCAGGCTTGCCGGTTTCCGGGTTACGGTAGCGCGCCTGCATGCGGCGCGCCTGGAAGTCGCCACAGTTGGAGCAGGAAGAAATCTCGCGGTACTTGTCCTGGCTCGGCACCCAGACTTCCAGATCGTAGGTCTTGGCCGCGCTGAACCCCATGTCACCGGTACACAACGCCAGGGCACGATACGGCAACTCAAGGGCCTGGAGGACTTTCTCAGCGTTGCCGACCAGGCTTTCCAGCGCTTCCCAGGACTTGGACGGCTCGACGATCTGCACCATCTCGACCTTGTCGAATTGGTGCTGGCGGATCATGCCGCGGGTATCGCGCCCCGAAGCACCGGCTTCGCTGCGGAAGCACGGGGTGTGGGCGACGAACTTCAGCGGCAGCTCCTTCGCATCGAGAATCTGGCCGGCAACGATGTTGGTCAGCGACACTTCGGCGGTCGGGATCAGGTACAGATCCGCTTCGTCCTCACGCTGGATCTTGAAAAGATCTTCCTCGAACTTCGGCAACTGACCTGTGCCTTGCAGCGCCGGGGCCTGGACCAGATACGGAGTATAGGCCTCCTCGTAGCCATGCTCGCGGGTATGCAGGTCGATCATGAACTGCGCCAGGGCGCGATGCAGACGAGCGATAGGACCGCGCATCAGCGCGAAGCGGGCGCCGGACAGGCGGGCTGCGGTCTCGAAGTCCAGCCAGCCATGCTGTTCGCCCAAAGCGACATGATCCTTGATCTCGAAGTCGAAGATGCGCGGGGTGCCCCAGCGACGGACTTCGACGTTCTGCTCCTCATCGGCTCCGACCGGAACCGATTCGTGCGGCAGGTTCGGGATAGTCAGCAGCAGAGCGTCCAGCTCAGCCTGGATGGCATCCAGCTCTCGCTTGCCGGACTCCAGTTCCTCGGCCATGCGATTGACCTCAGCCTTCAGCGGCTCGACGTCCTCGCCATTCTTCATGGCCTGGCCGATTGCCTTGGAACGCGCGTTACGCTCGGCCTGCAGCGCTTCGGTGCGGGTCTGGACGGACTTGCGCTGGCTCTCCAGCGCTTCGATGCGCGCCACATCCAGGGTGAAGCCGCGAGCGGCCAGGCGTTCGGCCACTTCTTGTGGCTGGGTACGGACCAGTTTGGAATCGAGCATGGTGTCTTCTCGTGTCTAGGGTCGGGCGGCGCTCGCGTGCGTCGCTTCAGGATTTTCTACGTTTGCGGGGGCTGGCCTGGTCGAGATTCGCCAGATGACGCAGCTTCTCGCCGATCTTCAACTCCAGCCCGCGCGGCACGGGTTGGTAATACTGACGCGGCTGCATGGGCTCGGGAAAGTAGTCCTCTCCAGCCGCGAAGGCATCCGGCTCATCGTGGGCATAACGATATTCGTCACCGTAGCCCAGATTCTTCATCAGCTTGGTCGGTGCGTTGCGCAAATGCAGCGGCACCTCCAGTGAACCGTTCTCCGCCACATCACGGCGCGCCATGTTGTAGGCGTTGTATACGGCATTGCTCTTCGGCGCACAGGCCAGGTAGACGATGGCCTGGGCCACCGCCAGCTCCCCTTCGGGGCTACCCAGTCGCTCCTGGACATCCCATGCGTTCAGGCAAAGGGTCAGCGCGCGCGGGTCGGCATTGCCAATATCCTCGCTGGCCATTCTCACGACACGACGGGCGATGTACAGCGGGTCGCAGCCGCCATCGAGCATGCGCGCATACCAGTAGAGCGCGCCATCCGGGCTGGAGCCGCGCACCGACTTATGCAGGGCACTGATCTGGTCGTAGAAGGCTTCACCACCCTTGTCGAAGCGCCGGCGCGAATCGCCCAGCAGATTCTGCAGCAGCTCCGGACTGATCTCACCGTTGTCCTCGGCAAGATCGGCGGCATTCTCCAGCAGATTGAGCAGACGCCGACCGTCGCCATCGGCAGCGGCCATCAGGATGTCGAAGCTCTCTTCGGGCAGGCTCAGGTTACGCTTGCCCAGCCCTTTCTCTTCGGTAAGCGCGCGCTGCACCAGCCGACGCAGCGCTGGCTCGTCCAGGCTTTTCAGCACATAGACACGAGCCCGGGACAGCAGCGCGTTGTTCAGCTCGAAGGATGGGTTCTCGGTAGTCGCACCGATGAAGATCAGCGTGCCATCTTCGACATAGGGCAGGAAGGCATCCTGCTGACTCTTGTTGAAACGGTGTACTTCATCGACGAAGAGAATGGTGCGACGACCGTACTGCGCCGCATGCTGCTTGGCGACCTCCACCGACTGGCGGATTTCCTTCACTCCGGAGAGCACCGCCGAGATGGTCTCGAAGTGCGCATCGGTGACCTGTGCCAGCAGGCGCGCCAAGGTAGTCTTGCCGACACCCGGCGGCCCCCAGAAGATCATCGAATGCAGCGCGCCCTGCTCCAGCGCCTCGCGCAGCGGCTTGCCACGGGCGAGCAGGTGCTCCTGGCCGACGTACTCGTCCAGGCTGGTCGCGCGCAAACGCGCGGCCAGGGGCTGGGAAACGGGGGCGGAGCGGAACAGATCCACGGTCTTACCTATCAATCGAGCAGGCGCCAGGCGCCGGTCATTCCTGGATGACGTCGACACCCTTGGGCACGTCGAAGACAAACTGCTTGGCGTCGATCGGCTCGTTCATCTTGACGTCGAGGAACAGGATATTGGTGCGCTGGCCAACGCTGTCGATCAGCTGCATGTCGTTCACCACACCATTGCGGAAGGAAATCCGCAAGCTGTCGAACAGGGTGTCCCTGGCCTTGGGCTTGAGGATGAAGTCCACTACGTTTCCGCCGTCCTTCGCGGTGATATCGAAGCTCTGGCCGATCTTCGAGACATCGCCGGAGAGCAGCAGGGCCGGAGTCTGGGTCAGGCGCAGATCAAGCTTCTGAATGGTCACCTGTTCGAGGTCCGGGTCAAACAGCCAGATTTTCTCGCCGTTGGAGATAAGCAACTGCTCCTGCGGCGCATCGGTGTGCCAGCGGAACAGGCCCGGACGCTTCAGCGCGAGCTGGCCAGCGGTTTCCTGCAGCCGGGTGCCGCCGCCATCCAGGGTCAACTGGGAAAAGCGCGCGGTCATGGTCTGGGCCTTGCTGAGCATACCGCTCAGACGCTGGGCGGCGGCATCGTCGGCGTGGGCCTGGACGCCAGCAAAGGCCAGCGCAGCAACGAACAACATGCGGATCAGACGCATGGATATCCTCGAAATCGAATCAATCACGGATCGGGGCCGGCGCGATTACCTCGCGCGAGCCGTTGGTGTTCATCGGAGTGACCACACCGGCCATCTCCATCGCCTCGATCATCCGCGCGGCGCGGTTGTAGCCGATCTTCAACTTGCGCTGCACGGCGGAAATCGAAGCCCGGCGACTCTCTGTCACGAAACGCACGGCCTCGTCGTAAAGGGGATCGTCCTCGCTGCCCTCGCTACCTTCGCCACCACCGCCATCGAAGGAGCCACCGCCGCCCTCTTCGGCGCCAGCAAGGATGTCTTCGATGTAGTTCGGTGCGCCACGCAGCTTCCACGCCTCGACCACCCGGTGCACCTCATCATCGGAGACGAACGCGCCGTGAACGCGGATCGGCAGACCGGTGCCCGGCGGCAGGTAGAGCATGTCGCCGTGGCCCAGCAGTTGCTCGGCGCCCCCCTGATCGAGAATAGTGCGCGAGTCGATCTTGCTGGACACCTGGAAGGCGATGCGGGTCGGAATGTTGGCCTTGATCAGGCCGGTAATCACATCGACCGACGGACGCTGGGTCGCCAGGATCAGGTGGATGCCTGCCGCACGCGCCTTCTGGGCGATACGAGCGATAAGCTCTTCCACCTTCTTGCCGACGATCATCATCATGTCGGCGAATTCGTCGACCACAACTACGATGGTCGGCAGGGCCTGCAGCAGCGGCGCTTCGTCTTCCATGCTTTCGCGACGATACAGAGGATCGGTCAGCGGTGACCCCGCCTCCTCTGCGTCCTTCACCTTGCGATTGAAACCTGCGAGGTTGCGCACCCCCATCGCCGCCATCAGCTTGTAGCGACGCTCCATCTCCGCCACGCTCCAGCGCAGGGCGTTGGCGGCTTCCTTCATGTCGGTGACGACCGGGCACAACAGGTGCGGAATGCCTTCGTAGATCGACAATTCCAGCATCTTCGGGTCAATCATGATCAGCCGCGCCTCTTCCGGCGTCGACTTGAACAGGATCGACAGCAACATGGCGTTCACGCCCACTGACTTACCGGAACCCGTAGTACCTGCAACCAGCAGGTGCGGCATCTTCGCCAGGTCTGTGATGACCGGATTGCCACCGATGTCGTGGCCCAGGGCCAGCGGCACCGTGGACTTGTGCTCGTCGTACTCCGGCGACATCAGCACTTCGGAGAAACGCACCATCTGCCGGTCTTCGTTGGGAATTTCGATGCCCACGGTGGTCTTGCCGGGGATTACTTCCACCACCCGCACGCTGATCACCGCCAGCGAACGGGCCAGATCCTTGGCCAGGTTGGAAATTCGGCTGACCTTAACACCGGCGGCAGGCTGGATTTCGAAACGAGTGATCACAGGACCAGGATGCACGGACTCGACGACCACCTCGACGCCGAACTCCTTGAGCTTGATCTCCAGCAGGCGCGACAGCGCTTCCAGCGACTCGGGAGAGAAGCTCTGCTTCTTCTCGGCAGCCGGATCGAGCAGCGACAGTGGCGGCAATGTGCCTTCCACGGCGGTATCAACAAACAGCGGCGCCTGTTTTTCCTTCAGTACGCGCTTGCTCGGCTCCGCTGGCTTGGCAGCCGGCGGCGGAACGTCGATCTTCGGTGCTGGACGCTTTTCACGCTCCTGCACACTCTTGACCAGCGCTTCCTCGCGCTCGATCAGGCGTTCCTTGACCTTGGCCTGCTCGCGGCGGTCGGCGACGATCGGCGCGGCGACTTCGGCAACGCGCTCATC
The Pseudomonas triclosanedens DNA segment above includes these coding regions:
- the lolA gene encoding outer membrane lipoprotein chaperone LolA — protein: MRLIRMLFVAALAFAGVQAHADDAAAQRLSGMLSKAQTMTARFSQLTLDGGGTRLQETAGQLALKRPGLFRWHTDAPQEQLLISNGEKIWLFDPDLEQVTIQKLDLRLTQTPALLLSGDVSKIGQSFDITAKDGGNVVDFILKPKARDTLFDSLRISFRNGVVNDMQLIDSVGQRTNILFLDVKMNEPIDAKQFVFDVPKGVDVIQE
- the tusB gene encoding sulfurtransferase complex subunit TusB, with protein sequence MATLHLLSHSPFQDGRLASCLHLLGANDGLLLTGDAVYALRDGTAPCQALELMPTANGLFALLEDLQARGLDDVPARVIAVDYPGFVELCTRFDKVNAWL
- a CDS encoding glycosyl transferase family protein, translated to MINAALVLQTPAEHPFAQFVRILGKGKRGARGLTREEAREALGMILDGQVEEAQLGAFLMLLRHKEESAEELAGFTEAVRERLQAPKIAVDLDWPSYAGKKRHLPWYLLAAKCLAGSGTRILLHGGGAHTAGRLYSEQLLEQLGLPLCRDWSAVSVALDAQGIAFAPLVDWMPRLQRMIDLRNILGLRSPIHSAVRLLNPLGATCVLQSIFHPGYQAIHREGSRLLGDYAIVIKGEGGEMEVNPDTTSHLYGCRDGVAWDEEWPALSALRHVKPETLDPTQLVAFWRGEAQDAYGELAVRATMALALRATGLPRNEAFAEAERRWLDRDKSI
- a CDS encoding replication-associated recombination protein A, which produces MDLFRSAPVSQPLAARLRATSLDEYVGQEHLLARGKPLREALEQGALHSMIFWGPPGVGKTTLARLLAQVTDAHFETISAVLSGVKEIRQSVEVAKQHAAQYGRRTILFVDEVHRFNKSQQDAFLPYVEDGTLIFIGATTENPSFELNNALLSRARVYVLKSLDEPALRRLVQRALTEEKGLGKRNLSLPEESFDILMAAADGDGRRLLNLLENAADLAEDNGEISPELLQNLLGDSRRRFDKGGEAFYDQISALHKSVRGSSPDGALYWYARMLDGGCDPLYIARRVVRMASEDIGNADPRALTLCLNAWDVQERLGSPEGELAVAQAIVYLACAPKSNAVYNAYNMARRDVAENGSLEVPLHLRNAPTKLMKNLGYGDEYRYAHDEPDAFAAGEDYFPEPMQPRQYYQPVPRGLELKIGEKLRHLANLDQASPRKRRKS
- the cysG gene encoding siroheme synthase CysG, which codes for MDCLPLFHILRGRRALLVGGGDVALRKARLLSDAGAVLRVVAPEVHPELRELVEEGEGDLLLRPYAQGDLQDCVLVIAATDDEPLNAQVSRDAHARGVPVNVVDAPALCSVIFPAIVDRSPLVVAVSSGGDAPVLARLLRSRLETWIPATYGQLAGLASRFRERVKQRLPNLQQRRKFWEEVFQGPVAERMLAGQPGEAERLLAHKLESPQPEPRGEVYLVGAGPGDPDLLTFRALRLMQQADVVLYDRLVAPAILELCRRDADRLYVGKRRADHAVPQDEINRQLVELARQGKRVLRLKGGDPFIFGRGGEEIDELAANGIPFQVVPGITAASGCAAYAGIPLTHRDFAQSVRFVTGHLKDGSTDLPWNDLVAPGQTLVFYMGLVGLPTICEQLVQHGRAPDTPAALIQQGTTVHQRVFTGTLASLPRLVAEHEVHAPTLVIVGEVVQLRDKLAWFEGRQ
- a CDS encoding glutathione S-transferase family protein codes for the protein MGQLIDGRWHDQWYDTSKDGRFQRESAQRRNWITTDGQPGPSGEGGFAAEAGRYHLYVSLACPWAHRTLIYRQLKGLESLIDVSVVSWLMLENGWTFDRALGSTGDKLDGLDFLHQRYTRDDPHYTGRVTVPVLWDKREQRIVSNESAEIIRMFNSAFDGITGNRFDLYPEPLHGEIDALNERIYPAINNGVYRAGFATSQSAYEEAFNILFAELDCIEERLGTQRYLTGEYLTEADIRLFTTLIRFDAVYHGHFKCNLRRLADYPNLSGWLREVYQWEGVAGTVNFEHIKKHYYGSHRTINPTGIVPLGPQQDFGGPHGREHLPGKGIARKP
- a CDS encoding TusE/DsrC/DsvC family sulfur relay protein, whose translation is MSTLLVNGHPLALDKDGYLADLRDWSDAAAEALAQNEGIHLTPEHWEVLLLLREFYGEFQLSPANRPLIKYVAQRLGPEKGNSLHLNLLFKGTPAKLAAKLAGLPKPTNCL
- a CDS encoding lysozyme inhibitor LprI family protein, producing MIGCRRVALSAACVAVCTALPAAAASFDCTKVLQPDEKAICADRQLSELDVQMATTYRLLRGLFAMGMRGNLGDSQLAWLEQRRACGASKACLTKRYHERLDALQKVYDSIDKPI
- the tusC gene encoding sulfurtransferase complex subunit TusC, translating into MARSLLIISRHAPWAGPAAREALDIALAGGAFDLPISMLFLDDGVFQLAPDQRPQTLEQKDLQANLQALPLFGVDALYVSQRSLGERGLDASGLTLPVQALDADALRDLLETHDQVITI
- the ftsK gene encoding DNA translocase FtsK, translating into MRLNESRTRVQRRNRRVLKDTTTASHAAAWRQQLHYRLKEGALIALGALCLYLWMALLTYDPSDPGWSHSSHVEQVQNAAGRLGALFADILFMVLGYFAYLFPLLLAVKTWQVFRKRHMAWEWSGWLFSWRLIGLVFLVLSGSALAYIHFHTSGSHMPASAGGALGESLGQLGINVLNVQGSTLLFLALFLFGLTVFADLSWFKVMDITGKITLDLFELIHNAANRWWSARSEHKQLVAQLREVDERVAEVAAPIVADRREQAKVKERLIEREEALVKSVQEREKRPAPKIDVPPPAAKPAEPSKRVLKEKQAPLFVDTAVEGTLPPLSLLDPAAEKKQSFSPESLEALSRLLEIKLKEFGVEVVVESVHPGPVITRFEIQPAAGVKVSRISNLAKDLARSLAVISVRVVEVIPGKTTVGIEIPNEDRQMVRFSEVLMSPEYDEHKSTVPLALGHDIGGNPVITDLAKMPHLLVAGTTGSGKSVGVNAMLLSILFKSTPEEARLIMIDPKMLELSIYEGIPHLLCPVVTDMKEAANALRWSVAEMERRYKLMAAMGVRNLAGFNRKVKDAEEAGSPLTDPLYRRESMEDEAPLLQALPTIVVVVDEFADMMMIVGKKVEELIARIAQKARAAGIHLILATQRPSVDVITGLIKANIPTRIAFQVSSKIDSRTILDQGGAEQLLGHGDMLYLPPGTGLPIRVHGAFVSDDEVHRVVEAWKLRGAPNYIEDILAGAEEGGGGSFDGGGGEGSEGSEDDPLYDEAVRFVTESRRASISAVQRKLKIGYNRAARMIEAMEMAGVVTPMNTNGSREVIAPAPIRD
- the serS gene encoding serine--tRNA ligase, encoding MLDSKLVRTQPQEVAERLAARGFTLDVARIEALESQRKSVQTRTEALQAERNARSKAIGQAMKNGEDVEPLKAEVNRMAEELESGKRELDAIQAELDALLLTIPNLPHESVPVGADEEQNVEVRRWGTPRIFDFEIKDHVALGEQHGWLDFETAARLSGARFALMRGPIARLHRALAQFMIDLHTREHGYEEAYTPYLVQAPALQGTGQLPKFEEDLFKIQREDEADLYLIPTAEVSLTNIVAGQILDAKELPLKFVAHTPCFRSEAGASGRDTRGMIRQHQFDKVEMVQIVEPSKSWEALESLVGNAEKVLQALELPYRALALCTGDMGFSAAKTYDLEVWVPSQDKYREISSCSNCGDFQARRMQARYRNPETGKPELLHTLNGSGLAVGRTLVAVLENYQQADGSIRVPEVLKPYMGGIEVIG